The genomic window ATTTATTTTGCTTGCAAACATCTTTCTTGAGAAAGAAACCACGTATTGTAATAATTCAAAAGAGGTATAAAAAACTATGACATTAATTTTAGCTCTCGATTTTGGTGGAACTAAGCTGGCGGCAGCATTGGTAAATATCGGTTCTAGAAAGTGGTTGCGTTATGAACGTCGTCTCTCGCCAGCGAATGCAAATGCTAGTACTGACTTGGAAATTATGCGATCGCTCATTTACTCTTTGCTGGAAGACACAAAACCTGCTGCGATCGGTGTCAGCTTTGGCGGGCCAGTTGACGCTTCCACGGGAACGGTGCGACTATCTCATCATGTCGCTGGATGGCAAAACATTCCCCTCAAAGGTCTGTTGGAGGAGGAGTTTGGTGTTCCTGTGGGTGTGGACAACGATGCTAACGTTGCTGCTTTGGGAGAACATCGTTTTGGTGCGGGACAGGGATACGATAGTTTGTTTTACATCACTGTCAGTACTGGCGTGGGTGGTGGTTGGATACTGAACGGCCAGCCTTGGCGGGGTACAGGTGGGATGGCTGGTGAAATTGGACACATGGTTGTAGATCCTACTGGGCCAGTTTGTTTATGTGGCAAACGGGGATGTGTAGAACGTTTGGCTTCTGGGCCTTATATGGCGCAAAATGCTAGGGAAATTTTGGAGAACGTAGACGCACCAGCGGCTTCCCGGAGGGTACCACAGAGGCGCGGAGGACTCAGAGATGGAAAAGTTTTGAGGGGTTTGGTGGGGGATAATTTAACGTTATTGACAGGGCAATTGGTAAGTGAGGCTGCGGTGGCTGGAGATGATTTGGCTAAGGAAGTTTTGCACAAGGCTGCTTGGGCGCTGGGTGTAGGTATTGGTAATGTGGCGAACCTGATGAATCCACAGCGCTTTGTGTTGGGAGGCGGTGTAACTAAGGCGGGGGAGGATTTCTGGCAGGTGATGCGTCAAGTGGCGCGGGAGACAGCTTTGCCGGAAGTTGATTTTGAAATTGTGCCGGCGGTACTAGGTGATGATGCGCCTTTGTGGGGGGCTGTGGCGATCGCTTCTATTATGGTAGAGGCATTAAACTTTTTAGTAGAGTAATTACCTCAACTGTGACTTCGTGAATTATCGGGTGTTACTCGTGACAGTAGTTCATCAAGGTCATGTACTTTTTTATTTAAGCACTGTTAACAAATAGCTTTGAACTGTTCCCAAGTTAATCCACGCCGGAAGAAGCGTTGTTCTTCTGGTAAGTTAATAGCATTTTCTAACGTTTGAGTCATAATATTTTTTACTCTCCCAATTAGTAGTCACGAAATTTATTTTATTTCCATCTTAAGTCAAAACCAAATTATCCCGGTGAATCACAGTTTCTACACCGACATAACCTAAAATTGTCGAAATTTCCCGTGAATGATGTCCACAAATTTTTTGCAGTTCATTGCTGTTGTAGTTCACAAGTCCTCTACCAATTTCGTTACCGTTGGTGTCACACAATTGCACCGCGTCTTGTGCATCAAACTCTCTTTCTACGGCTTTAATTCCAGCTGCTAATAACGATTTTCCTGCTAGAGAAATTGCCGCGATCGCACCTTCATCTAAATACAATTTACCCGTAGGTACAAGACCGTAAGCTATCCAACGTTTACGCGCAGAAGTTGGTTCAGGTTGCGGTTCAAAATGCGTTCCAATAAGTTCACCTTGGAGAATTTTTTCTATATTTCGGGGAAATCGTCCTTGGGTAATTACAGTCCGCACTCCAGCAGCAATGGCAATCCTTGCAGCCGAAATTTTTGTCACCATACCGCCAGTACCCCACTGAGAACCTTGGGAACTTGTTTGTATCTGTAATTGAGCCAATTCTTTAATGCTACTAACTAAAGCGATCGGTCGAGCATCTGGCACGGAACGCGGATCGGCTGAGTACAGCCGATCAACATCGGTGAGCAAAAATAGCCAATCTGCTTTTACTAGGCTGGCAACCAATGCCGAAAGGGTGTCATTGTCGCCAAATTTTAGTTCGTCTATTGCTACGGTATCATTTTCATTGACTATAGGAATCACTCCCAGTCCCAGTAATTCTTTAAAAGTGTTGTATACATTGAGATAGCGGCTGCGCTGTACCAAGTCATTCCGAGTCAGTAATACTTGAGCAATTGGCTGTTGTAAAGTAGTAAATAAATCATCGTATACCCGGATTAACCTGCCTTGTCCAACTGCTGCTACAGCTTGTTTTAGAGCGATCGCCTTGGGACGTTCGGTTAAGCCCAACCGCGCACATCCCACCCCCACAGCCCCAGAAGAAACCAAAATTACTCGATGTCCCTGGCGTCTTAAATGGCAAAGTGTCTCCGCTAAGGTGGCGATGGTAGAAAGTGCTAATTGTCCTGTTTCTGGTTGAGTCAGGCTAGAAGTGCCGATTTTGACAACAATTGTTAGTGACATCTTTCAATTTTAGATTTTAGATTAGACATCTTGCATAAGTTTTTTTAGACTTGCCTTAAGGCACACGCTACGCGAACAGACTAAAGCCTATGGAAACAGCCTTTTAGGCTTTAAATCCACCTACAGAGAAGTCTATTTTAGATTCAATCCAAAATCCAAAATCTAAAATTGTAAAGCGCCAATCCCTCTATAGTGAAGGCTGACGCTTTACGGGTGTATATTTACTTAGTATGAATTAAGGTCTTTTTTGGCTGATCCCATGTTATTAATACTTATGAGCCCCGATTTTTGAATTACATGAAGATTCCTTAATTTTTCTTTAGATTTACTTTCCTGACGATTTCTCAACTTTTGTGAATCTTGGTTTTCTTGGGGGTAATAGAGGCTCCAAGAATTTCAGATATCCAAACTTCAAAGTTGCGGACGGGATGAGAACGCAGGGCCGCATCTGCATGAACAATCGGTTCGACTAAAATGGTAAACATCCCCAAGCGATTACCTGCTAAAACATCGGTAAATAAGCGATCGCCTACCATCCCCACTTGATGCACTGGTAGATCCATTGCCCTAAGTGCTGCCCTAATTTTACGTCGGGAAGGCTTGGCTGCACCTAAGTAGTAAGGTAGGTTGAGCGATCGCGCAATTCCACCAATTCGCGCTTCACTAAGGTTGTTACTCACCAAGCACAATGCAGTACAGGCACGAATTTCCTCTACCCAGCGTTGTAGTTCTGGTGAAGCCACCCCTACTTTAAAGGGTACTAAGGTTTCATCTACATCCAATACCAGCCCCTTCAGTCCGTATTTTTGGATAATATCTGGTGTTAGGTTCAACACTGAACCCTCTAAAATCAAGTCAGGCTGTAAAAGATTGTTCCAGATCATAGTCAACAGTCAAATGTAGATAGCTCAGACAAATGAGCATAACCCAATATAGTTTAGTTAATCGAACTCCATCCTGGAATATCTCCCTGAACACTTTGAGATAAAATCCCTAAAATCTTATCTATCTCTTTGATGTAATAATTACTCAAATCAATAAATATATCGTTTTTTTCTAACTTCAAAAACTTCCAAATATCCTTTGTTGTTACCGCACCGTAAATTTTTCTGATTTCATTTCCTTCTTGTTGATTAAACAATTGTGCTGCCAACATTGCGGCCGCATATTGACCTAATCCACCTTGCACATAAATCAGTTTCTTCATCAATAGGGATGCTAAATGACTTTTTAAATTTACTTAATGTAAAATCGCTATAAGCCATTTTCAGCACCTCATACCAATTTTGGATTTTGGGTCGCACCTTTGGTGCGCTTCCAGCGCAACTTGAATTTTAGATTGAAAATCCTCGCCAAAATGCTTTTTTCAAAATCTTAAATAACACAAAATATCCCGGTTTTGTGTCAATGTTTCATTGCTTCCACATTTAATGGGACATGACAAAAAGTTTAAGTAGATTTTGATTACAATGAAAATTCTCAATTAAAAAATTCAAAATGTTACATTTTCATTTTGAATTTTTAATCTTATTCCACTTCATTAAAAAGATGTTCCTCTAACAGAGGTTGCACTTGGCGAAACTCCTCTGGAGAGAGTAATTCAGGTTCACCTGTTTTTGCTATCCGTGCAAAAAACAACAGGGGATCGAGGGGTGTATAAATTGCATACTCCTGATCTTCATCATAGAAGCTAGCGAGTAGCTGTAATTGCTCTGGCTCTAAATCTGCCTCTTCGTCTTCGATTTCTAAGGTGAAGAGTTCTGATTCTTCAACTGGCGGTAAATCACCTGCAACAGTCAAAGCGTATGCTGTGTTCTTCAGTATCAGGTTCTGCTCAGATAGTACAGCTTGGGCATTAGCAAAAATTTGATCAATGGTGGTGTCATCTTCTACCAGAACCGCTTCTTCTTCCTCACCGTCACCTTCCCAAGAAAAAATTTCTACAGGTGAGTCTACAGGAAGAAGCAAAACGTATTCTTGTCCATCTACCTCCAGGGAATGCTCTATGTAACATTCGAGCGATCGCCCTTTTTCATCGGTTAAAGTGATGGAACCCGCATGAGCGTTATCATTTTCTTCAGGGAATGGAGAGGAAAACATAGCCGAAATGTAGAAATTTAATAAATACCAGCAACTTGGAAAATCGCTTAACTATTTAATGACATATTATGTCAATCAAATAGCTTTATACGTAGATACAACTGCTGGCTAATCGTTTTCAGAATATCATGTTAAAAGGTATCAATACTCAATAGCCGCCACTGAACTGCGGGATTTAGCACGCTTAACATCTAGCCATTGTTGTAAAATCAAAGCGGCTGCCTTGCGGTCAATCAAACCTTTATGGCGTGACGGGGAGCGGTTCTCAGCTATCAGCAGTTGCTCTGCTTGAAATGAAGTTAATCGCTCATCCACATATTCCACAGGCAGTTTCAGTGCTCTAGCAAGTCTTATAGTAAATTTCTGAACTTGACGTGCCTGAAATCCTATTGAGCCATCCATTGAATAAGGTAAGCCCATAACTAGGATTTGCACCTCACGTTGATTAACTATTTGCCGGATTTGCTCGACATCCTGCTCAAAAGATGTACGATCTATTGTAGTGATCCCCGTGGCAATTAAACCCGTGCGATCGCACCCTGCTACTCCAATCCGCTTGCGACCGAAATCTAGTCCCAACGCTGAAATAAACGGTTTTGGTTGCTCTTGGGATATCACACTAATTCTCCTGCTGTGCATCTGCTGATTCAGGAATCGGCGATGCTTCCATGCTAGGGTTTTTTACCGAAAAGTTAATCGTTTCTGACTTGCTTGGCAGTGGTTTCTCTGACGATGGCAGCTTTGGTGGTTGTATCCATGACATCCCGCCTGGTATCGGTTTACGGGCCGGTTGTAAACCTTGCAGCATATCAGTCCACTGAATTCCTTCTAAGGAGACAAATTTAGACTCCCGTAGCTTGTGCCACACAGAGCGAGACATAACTAATGTGTGTTCTATGCGTTTTGCTCCAATTCGTTCCAAATACTCTTCTCGCTCTGCCTGATAGTCTGAGGAAGCTAGTTGTAACCCTTGCTGGGGAAAATCTTGAGCAATCCGAGCCAGCTGAGATAGTAACTCTGGATACAGCCAGGTGTAAGCAGGATGAACCGTCAGCGTTGCCACATGGGGAACTTCACCCTTACGGTCAAGTTGCACCTGAAAATAGCCGATCGCAGCTTTGCGTTGGGGTTCAAATACGTAACCACTGACTACTTCTGTTTTGGTCAGCCATTGCTTGACTGCATCAGTTAAAGCGCCAAACAAACTGGTTTTAAAATCGCGGGTATTGCGGTCAAAAACCTGACGTACCAGAGGTGGCATAGATGCCGTATCTAGTTGATACAGCAACTGGGCATCAGCATTACTCACTGGCAAGAGATTGGGCAAATCTGGCTCTGCTTGTGTCAATTCAGCCAGTAATTCTGGCCCAATTTCCCAGTATGTCATTTCTGCCAGACGCTGGAATCCATTTTGTCGATATAGTGCCAGCGCCTCAATATCGTTGATGTTAACTTCCAGTAGCCAAGTGCGAGCTTCCAAAATCGATTCAAAGCAATGACGCAAAAGTTGCGAGCCAATTCCTTGTTTATCGACACCACGCTCCAACAATACTTGATCAATGCGCCAAGTGCTGTGTGTCCGGTTAAACGGTGACACTTGAATCATCCCTACAAGCATCCGCCCTTGCTCTGCTACATAGGCACAGAGGCGATACTGTAGCGGGTTAGGAAACCAACTCAAAAATTTGAGTAATCCATACCAGCGACGCAGCCTTTGCATCTGGCTTATAGCAAAACCTCTCCCTTGGGGAGTATGGGCTGCGAATGACTCTTGAGTTATGCGCTCAATCCCGTCCAGGTCCCGGTATTGGACTGGTCGGATAACAACGCTGAGGTTTCGGGGAAGTAATGAAGTCATTTTAATTCGAGCCGCCATTCAGCCTTAACTAACTGCTCTTCAAAGGAACTGCTGCAATAATATTAACTAGTTTCTGCCCCTTACTATTGCGCCAAAAGGGTGATTTTAGTAACTCAATACTTAAAAAAAGCAGAAAAAGCAGACCTTGTGAGAACACCATTGGCATTGACCCAACAACATCTGCCTTTATTTTATTTGAATTTTGATTAAAATTTGTATATATTTACAGCCCTTGTCGAGAAACTAGCTTTTCAAAGTGGGCTTGGGTTTGATGGAGTAATTGTTGGCGACTATCTACCAGTGTTTGCTTCAGGGTTGGAACAAGATTGCGAGCTTGCAGAGTCATATGAAGTTGCAGGTTGGCCACATATTCACTGAAATCTTGATTCACTTCATCTGCGCCCGCATCCGTTAATAAATTTGATTCCATTGCCACTGTATTCTCCTGTGTTAATCCTGTGCTGTCTCTCTTCAATAACCAAAAACTATCACGTTGTTTGGACTGACTTATGAATTTGCAATGAAGTTTAACGCTTTTTAGGGATAGCGATCGCTCTAGGGTTTTCATCTGCCCATTAAAATCTCAAACCAACACCACCTTGTACGGCGATCGCTGTACCACCGCTGTCACGGTAGGCATCAAAAGCAATGATGGCGTTGCCAAAAAGGACAGTATTGCTATTTGGGATCATATAATCAATGCCCGGTTGTAAAGCAAAGCTAATTTTGTCCCCCACAGGAGAAGAACCACCACCACCAGCCAATACTAACCCAGCACCCAGGTAGGCATCAGCCTGCCAGTTAAGGGGGAAATCGTAAGAAACCGTTGGTACAACTGCCGTATTATTACCAATTAACACTTGGGCACGGAGTGAAATTGGCGCTTCCAAAAGCTTGTAGCGTCCCGCTATAACCCCCCCCAATTGGATACCATCAGTAAAACCAATACTGGGGCCTATACCGATATAACTGCCATAGGCTACCTGAGCTTGTGCTGGTTTAGTACTCGCCAGACTCAAGACCAAGCCAGCCCCTAAAACTGAAACCAAATATGGAATATACTTCATAACCGAACTCCTCACACCATTTTGTTATTGGGCATTGGGCATTGGGAATAACTCTTCCTCTCCCTCATCCTCCCCTGCTCCCCCTGCCCCTCTGCTCCCCTGCCCTCTCCATTCTACGGGCAACGGGGATGAATGCCTCCTTGAGTACAAATGTACGCTAATTGCTTGGCATCTAAGTTTTTGGCTTGAGAAAAATCAACGCCTTGGACTACGGCAGATACTGAGCCTAAATCTGGGGTTTGGACAAATTGATCTGCTGGATCTTGTTTGCTAGGGGCGAGAATTGCCCCCTTAAAATCTGCTCCTGCCACATTTGCCCCTCGTAAATCTGCAAGACTCAAGTCGGCATTTTGCAAGTTGACGTTTTCCATCTGGGCAGAGCGCAAAACAGCACCAGCCAGACGTGTGGCGCTCAGGTTAGCATTACTGAGATTAGCACGATCCAAATAGGCTCCTGATAAATCTGCCCCTTGCCAATCAGTGTTAGTTAAGTTGGCAAAGGATAATTGTGTTCCGATGGCAGTGACGCGACCTAAACGCGCAGCGTACAGATTGGCTTCGTTCAATTTAGCGTCGCCTAAATCCGCTCCAGTCAAGCTGGCTTTTTCCAAAACTGCGTTTCGCAGATCGGCTCCTACTAGTTGGGTGCTGTTGAGTTTAGCTTCAAATAGACGCGCGTTGGACAAGTTGGCTCTATTGAGAGTGGCACGGCTCAAATCGATCCGATTCATCAAGACGCGACTGAGGTTAGCATCAGTAAGATTGGCTTGCTGCAACTGAGCTTGGCTTAAATCAGCCATCACATCGTCGTAGGTATCCCAACGTCCATCCTCACCCGCACTCCGGAAGCGGCTACCCTTCAAACTGGCTTGGTTAAGATTTGCAGATTTTAATTTAACTCCTGATAAATCAACGTTGTCTAATGCCAAGTTGAAGAAGGAACTTCCTGGAGTACCGCTTTGACCTAATTGGGTGCTACTAAGGTCAACGCCCTCGATTTTACCGCTGTAAACAGAGAGAATCTTATTGATCGTCCGCTGGTTTCTTTGTAGCCGCCCTTGCCGCAATTCCCGCTCTTGGCTTGCAGTACTACCCACAGACTCCAGTTTACCCACCAAAAACAGATTCTTATTTTTTAGTTCCGGGATGGCTTTGGGCCCGACAGTTGTCAAAGCTTGTTGAATCGTATCCAGCAGGCTGGGGTTGGTTTCGCTAACTAAGAGATCCGCCAGAAATTTAATGGACTGTGGGTCATTAAGACCACCCATAGCCAGAATTGCACTTTGGCGTTGCTCATTACTCGCCCCAGAGTTGGGACTCAATTGTTTGACGAGTTCGAGGAACTGTTGGCTGTTGATTTGCTTAGTTGCTCGCTGGGATTGTTGAATTTGGATATAGACTTGAGTGCCGATTAAAGTTGCCAACACAGCAGTCATGCTTGTAAGCCCTACCCCAAACAAAGTCAGATTAGGATTTTGCTGGATCTGCCGCCATAAATTAGGTGACTGGTTGGTTTGGGCTGCTGCTAATTCTTCATTTCCCTCCTGCCATTCTTCTGCTTGATCATTACCGCCAGCAGACTGAGCTTGTCTGTTGTTAGCTAAGAGTGAGGATGGCAAGGGGCGAGCCGCATCTATTGTATAAGTGCCTGCAAGTTGATCATGTAGTGCGCGACGCCCCCGGCGCGATGGTAAGCCTATCCCTTCGCCCACAATCATTAACAAAGACAAAAATGTGAATAATCCTAAATTAGGAAAAGCAAAGCTGTAGCGCCACAGCAGATAGGCGATGGAAATGGGTACAGTCCAACGCCCAACTCCTTCTCTAATTACAACTGCCCCCAATCCGGGTGGCTTGCCTTGCTCGTTGACAACCCGCACTTTTAACCAACGTTTAGGAATTGTGCTACCAGTCTTAGCCAGTAAATACAATTGCCACCACGAGAGAGTTACAGGCGCTAACAGGGCGATTGTCCACAAAATATTAGTCGGCCATGCTACGTTACGGATGCCATAGCTCACAGGCAGAGCCAGGGGTCTAGCGATCGCTCTTTCGGTGACTACCAGTATGGGGTTAAGCGGCACTCGATTAAAATCGCTTCTAGAATTGGCATAGACACCAATGCCGAAGGGAATCAACCCACTGGTAACTACTAGTGTGATTTCAGCCGCCCAAGCAGCAAAACGCCTACTTGCTAGTAACAGCGAATTGGCTCTTTCCGGTTTTTTTGACTGACCAGATTGATTACTTCTGTTGACAATTGGTGTCGTCATCGCATAATTCCCTTTGACATTATTTCTACGCCGCGATCGGCACAATTAAAATAGACTAAGCTAATCAGCAAAAACAAAAGCATATTGAAATAGAATTTAGGAGTTATAAGTCAGAAGCCTTTTGTATTCTGGCTCCTGACTCTCATAACTCCAGGCAGAGTGCAAAGTAAATGCATATCAACATCAATTATTGCTTACCTTGAAAGCTACTAGACGCAAAAAATTTGTATCCAACATACACTAACACTGCCAAAAATGCCAGACTAATTACAGATGCAACTAGTTTAAACACTGCTTGCAGCATCGCCAAGCCGACTAGCACCGTCACACCCGAAACTACCAGCTTTTTCGCCCCAGATAAGCTGTTGAACCAAATCTGAAATCGCTCCAGTTGCAAGTTCAAGTTGGCAAAAACAGACGGACGTATCTGTTTTTGTTCTTGTGGTTGGGGAACCACTTTAGGCGAAGAATTAATCTCTGCCTCTAGCTTATCGAGGCGACGCTGCAAGTCTTCTTCTCTTTGAGGATTCATCAATTTTTTCTACCTCAGCTAGGTCACTTATTCGACAGCAAACCAATCAAATTCTATTTTTGGTGCTTGTCTTAGTGATTTTAGCTAATGTCTGTGTGTGCAATGCCTTTCTGACGGGTAAAAATTATGATGATTTATGGAAGATTAACGTGTTACGGATTGAAGTGCGAAATGTCCGGTGAAATCTTTTGGTGCAAAAGCCCCACGGAACACAGATAATTTGCACGATTGATGCTCTCTACACCCATCAATCTTCACAAACAATCCATAAATGAATGGTATTGCTTTATACGACAGCTTTTGGAACCAAGACGGATTGCTGTCGTCTATTAAATCAGACTACATAACATTGCTCTAGAAAAAATCTGGAGCATTAATTAAAATGAAAACGCTTAGGCTACTTACAATTGTTCCCACAGCTTTGGCGATGAGTTTAGTTTTCACTGAGGCTAATTTGGCACAGACACCTACAATCAAAATTAATCGGAATCTCCAATCAGATCCACTGATTTTGAACGGAAAGTCTGGGGGAACAGTCAAAAGTAATTGTGGCAATATTACCACTGAACCTAGTCAAGTTATCCAGGTTACAGAGTCACTACCTTATTTGCGATTAACAGTAGAGAGTCAAGGCAAGCCAACGCTGTTGCTCAACGGGCCTGGAGGGCGCTTTTGTGTAATGGCAGATAGTTACTCAGGAGGCAAGTCAGAAGTTTCGGGTTACTGGCAGGCAGGAAAATACTCGCTGTATGTGGGCGAATTATCCAAGCAACAGTATAGCTACACCCTCTCAATCTCGCAACAAACAAAATAAATAGTCATTTGTCCTTTATTTAATGACTCATGACCAGTGAGCAACAACCCTTGACTAATCTTCCAGTGATTGGGCTGGAACTTCGACAGCAGTGACATCAATTGTGCCTTCTGGTGCCAAGCGCTGGAAATGACTGTTTTGTACTAACAGCGACTCTCCACAGTTAGGACATTGCAACTGACTGTTATTTAAACCTGTAAATTCATATCCACAGACGGGACACTGGTCAGCAACCAAGTTCCGTTGCAGCCACCAACGAAAGCCAAAAAAAGCCACAATGGGTGCCAACAACAGCAACCCGAAAATAATTAGTAACGAATTAACCAACCAACCCAAGCCCACTGATGCCAGCAACCAAATAACTGCCAGTAGGGTGAGCCAAGGGCGGAGATTTAAAAGATTCAATTGAAATGACTTAAAGCTCATTTTTTAAACGTCGTCCTGCTGCTATACAAAACTTGACCAAACTTTTTCAGAGCTAGTCATTCAACTAAAGAAAACTTTAGAGGGTCTGCTTCTTGTTTCAACCAAGGGAGTCATCTCCTTCTTGTCCACAAGCGTAAATTCGGGTGTAGCCCACCCTACCTTTATCTTATTTTAACGAGTATTTTATTGAAGCTTTTAGCCATTGTTCATCCATTATTTTCAGCACATTTAACAAACTGTGGACAACAGGTTTGACCTTTTTACAGGCTTGCCAGTTTTGAATCGACCGTGGTTTACAAACCAGAAAATAAAACCCCTTGGTTTTCGGGATTAATTTGAGTATACAGGTACAAAAAGCGAAATACAAGTACCAGAAAAGTTACTTAAACTGCTGAAATTTAAGCAAGTTTGATAAAATCTTTGGCTATTTAGTTTTATTTTCCCTCTAGAATAGCGATTTTAGTCATAAGTCATTTGGACTTAAATGGATCTATTACTGAGGATAGAAGCATTTTTTGTAAGTGCTGTTGGAAGGCATCTATACCAAACAGAGCGATCGCTTGTTCTCGCAGCCACTCTCGATCACAGCGCTGGTC from Nostoc sp. UHCC 0926 includes these protein-coding regions:
- a CDS encoding ROK family protein, translating into MTLILALDFGGTKLAAALVNIGSRKWLRYERRLSPANANASTDLEIMRSLIYSLLEDTKPAAIGVSFGGPVDASTGTVRLSHHVAGWQNIPLKGLLEEEFGVPVGVDNDANVAALGEHRFGAGQGYDSLFYITVSTGVGGGWILNGQPWRGTGGMAGEIGHMVVDPTGPVCLCGKRGCVERLASGPYMAQNAREILENVDAPAASRRVPQRRGGLRDGKVLRGLVGDNLTLLTGQLVSEAAVAGDDLAKEVLHKAAWALGVGIGNVANLMNPQRFVLGGGVTKAGEDFWQVMRQVARETALPEVDFEIVPAVLGDDAPLWGAVAIASIMVEALNFLVE
- the proB gene encoding glutamate 5-kinase, with protein sequence MSLTIVVKIGTSSLTQPETGQLALSTIATLAETLCHLRRQGHRVILVSSGAVGVGCARLGLTERPKAIALKQAVAAVGQGRLIRVYDDLFTTLQQPIAQVLLTRNDLVQRSRYLNVYNTFKELLGLGVIPIVNENDTVAIDELKFGDNDTLSALVASLVKADWLFLLTDVDRLYSADPRSVPDARPIALVSSIKELAQLQIQTSSQGSQWGTGGMVTKISAARIAIAAGVRTVITQGRFPRNIEKILQGELIGTHFEPQPEPTSARKRWIAYGLVPTGKLYLDEGAIAAISLAGKSLLAAGIKAVEREFDAQDAVQLCDTNGNEIGRGLVNYNSNELQKICGHHSREISTILGYVGVETVIHRDNLVLT
- a CDS encoding YqeG family HAD IIIA-type phosphatase, with protein sequence MIWNNLLQPDLILEGSVLNLTPDIIQKYGLKGLVLDVDETLVPFKVGVASPELQRWVEEIRACTALCLVSNNLSEARIGGIARSLNLPYYLGAAKPSRRKIRAALRAMDLPVHQVGMVGDRLFTDVLAGNRLGMFTILVEPIVHADAALRSHPVRNFEVWISEILGASITPKKTKIHKS
- a CDS encoding DUF3727 domain-containing protein; translated protein: MFSSPFPEENDNAHAGSITLTDEKGRSLECYIEHSLEVDGQEYVLLLPVDSPVEIFSWEGDGEEEEAVLVEDDTTIDQIFANAQAVLSEQNLILKNTAYALTVAGDLPPVEESELFTLEIEDEEADLEPEQLQLLASFYDEDQEYAIYTPLDPLLFFARIAKTGEPELLSPEEFRQVQPLLEEHLFNEVE
- the ruvX gene encoding Holliday junction resolvase RuvX, producing MISQEQPKPFISALGLDFGRKRIGVAGCDRTGLIATGITTIDRTSFEQDVEQIRQIVNQREVQILVMGLPYSMDGSIGFQARQVQKFTIRLARALKLPVEYVDERLTSFQAEQLLIAENRSPSRHKGLIDRKAAALILQQWLDVKRAKSRSSVAAIEY
- a CDS encoding GNAT family N-acetyltransferase, whose amino-acid sequence is MAARIKMTSLLPRNLSVVIRPVQYRDLDGIERITQESFAAHTPQGRGFAISQMQRLRRWYGLLKFLSWFPNPLQYRLCAYVAEQGRMLVGMIQVSPFNRTHSTWRIDQVLLERGVDKQGIGSQLLRHCFESILEARTWLLEVNINDIEALALYRQNGFQRLAEMTYWEIGPELLAELTQAEPDLPNLLPVSNADAQLLYQLDTASMPPLVRQVFDRNTRDFKTSLFGALTDAVKQWLTKTEVVSGYVFEPQRKAAIGYFQVQLDRKGEVPHVATLTVHPAYTWLYPELLSQLARIAQDFPQQGLQLASSDYQAEREEYLERIGAKRIEHTLVMSRSVWHKLRESKFVSLEGIQWTDMLQGLQPARKPIPGGMSWIQPPKLPSSEKPLPSKSETINFSVKNPSMEASPIPESADAQQEN
- a CDS encoding pentapeptide repeat-containing protein is translated as MTTPIVNRSNQSGQSKKPERANSLLLASRRFAAWAAEITLVVTSGLIPFGIGVYANSRSDFNRVPLNPILVVTERAIARPLALPVSYGIRNVAWPTNILWTIALLAPVTLSWWQLYLLAKTGSTIPKRWLKVRVVNEQGKPPGLGAVVIREGVGRWTVPISIAYLLWRYSFAFPNLGLFTFLSLLMIVGEGIGLPSRRGRRALHDQLAGTYTIDAARPLPSSLLANNRQAQSAGGNDQAEEWQEGNEELAAAQTNQSPNLWRQIQQNPNLTLFGVGLTSMTAVLATLIGTQVYIQIQQSQRATKQINSQQFLELVKQLSPNSGASNEQRQSAILAMGGLNDPQSIKFLADLLVSETNPSLLDTIQQALTTVGPKAIPELKNKNLFLVGKLESVGSTASQERELRQGRLQRNQRTINKILSVYSGKIEGVDLSSTQLGQSGTPGSSFFNLALDNVDLSGVKLKSANLNQASLKGSRFRSAGEDGRWDTYDDVMADLSQAQLQQANLTDANLSRVLMNRIDLSRATLNRANLSNARLFEAKLNSTQLVGADLRNAVLEKASLTGADLGDAKLNEANLYAARLGRVTAIGTQLSFANLTNTDWQGADLSGAYLDRANLSNANLSATRLAGAVLRSAQMENVNLQNADLSLADLRGANVAGADFKGAILAPSKQDPADQFVQTPDLGSVSAVVQGVDFSQAKNLDAKQLAYICTQGGIHPRCP